In the genome of Ignavibacteria bacterium, one region contains:
- a CDS encoding aquaporin — translation MNKYLTELVGTFFLVLTIGMSANPIAIGSILMVMVYMGGNISGAHYNPAVTLAILIRGKINAKDASIYMVFQIIGATIASFIIQRHFGTIGFPMPSLGVSFIGAVFYEIAFTFALALVVLNVATTKKAAGNSYYGLAIGFTVLAGAYSVGSLSGGAFNPAVALGPMIADLFGTRQLLSNTAIYILGPFVGASIAAFFFKFQNPDEE, via the coding sequence ATGAACAAATATCTTACAGAATTAGTTGGAACATTTTTCTTAGTCTTAACAATCGGGATGTCGGCAAACCCAATTGCAATTGGTTCAATCTTAATGGTCATGGTCTATATGGGAGGAAACATTTCGGGGGCTCACTATAACCCTGCGGTTACATTGGCAATTTTAATCAGAGGTAAAATTAACGCAAAAGATGCAAGCATATACATGGTGTTTCAGATTATCGGTGCAACAATAGCATCTTTCATTATTCAAAGACATTTCGGCACAATTGGCTTTCCTATGCCGAGCCTTGGAGTATCCTTTATCGGTGCGGTTTTTTATGAAATTGCATTTACATTTGCTCTCGCATTAGTTGTATTAAACGTTGCAACAACCAAAAAAGCTGCAGGTAATTCTTATTATGGTCTTGCAATAGGTTTTACAGTCCTTGCAGGTGCTTATTCTGTCGGTTCTTTATCGGGAGGAGCATTCAACCCAGCGGTTGCATTGGGACCAATGATTGCAGATTTGTTCGGAACAAGACAGTTGCTTTCAAATACCGCAATTTACATTCTTGGACCATTTGTCGGAGCATCAATTGCAGCATTTTTCTTTAAATTCCAGAATCCGGACGAGGAGTAA
- the bcp gene encoding thioredoxin-dependent thiol peroxidase, translated as MLKFGDKAPDFSLPADDGSVISLKDLNGKKVILYFYPKDDTSGCTAEACDFRDNIKTFKKKDVVVIGVSKDSVKSHAKFKKKFDLNFPLLSDESLSMLQDYGVWKEKSMYGRKYMGIVRTTFIINEKGIIEKIFDNVKVPKHVETLLSEV; from the coding sequence ATGCTTAAATTTGGTGATAAAGCTCCTGATTTTTCTTTACCTGCCGATGATGGTTCGGTTATCAGTTTAAAAGATTTGAACGGGAAAAAAGTAATTTTATATTTTTATCCGAAGGATGACACATCCGGCTGCACGGCAGAAGCATGTGATTTCAGAGATAACATAAAAACTTTTAAGAAAAAAGATGTGGTTGTTATTGGAGTCAGTAAAGATTCCGTTAAATCCCATGCAAAATTTAAAAAGAAATTTGATTTAAATTTTCCTTTACTATCTGATGAAAGCTTAAGTATGCTTCAGGATTATGGAGTGTGGAAAGAAAAAAGTATGTACGGAAGGAAATATATGGGAATAGTGCGCACAACATTCATTATTAACGAAAAAGGAATTATAGAGAAAATTTTCGATAACGTTAAAGTTCCGAAACATGTCGAAACACTTCTATCTGAAGTTTAG
- a CDS encoding permease-like cell division protein FtsX, which yields MNFKFIFRESIRGFNNAKLSTFASILTITISLVLITLYYVISIRSNETIKALKNRVELEVFLVDSYSTESLDSLRENIKRTGGVKVFDFFSKEEAYKKFEEDYGKEMLEIFEYNPLPASFRINLYDEYKSKDRLEKIKEQLSKNPIVSDIIYPQKDVELIESMSSSRLFYNLVILIIVIIASLFLVSNTIRLVIFSKRKNIEVMKLLGSTRFFIQAPFLIEGIIQGLLGSVLFVISLLIFKSVFKNTYLESVLTTNYWLVFGSGILLGLIGSAISVRMFFPKGAAVKN from the coding sequence ATGAATTTTAAATTTATATTCAGGGAATCGATTCGGGGGTTTAATAATGCAAAACTGTCAACGTTTGCCTCGATTTTAACTATAACGATTTCTTTGGTTCTTATAACCTTATATTACGTTATTTCAATAAGGTCAAACGAAACCATTAAAGCATTAAAAAACAGAGTCGAGCTGGAAGTATTTCTTGTTGATAGTTATTCAACTGAATCTCTTGATTCTCTTCGTGAGAACATAAAACGGACAGGAGGAGTTAAGGTTTTTGATTTTTTCAGCAAAGAAGAAGCATATAAAAAATTTGAGGAAGATTATGGAAAAGAAATGCTTGAAATATTTGAATATAATCCCCTGCCTGCTTCATTCAGAATAAATTTATATGATGAATATAAATCAAAAGACAGGCTTGAAAAGATAAAGGAACAGTTATCCAAAAACCCGATTGTCAGCGACATAATTTATCCTCAAAAAGACGTTGAGTTAATTGAATCAATGTCTTCATCACGATTATTTTATAATCTGGTAATATTAATAATCGTAATTATTGCATCATTGTTTCTCGTTTCAAATACAATACGGCTTGTGATTTTTTCCAAACGAAAGAATATTGAGGTTATGAAATTGCTTGGCTCGACAAGATTTTTCATTCAAGCGCCATTTTTAATCGAAGGCATTATACAGGGATTGCTTGGAAGCGTTTTATTTGTAATTTCTCTTTTGATTTTTAAATCGGTATTTAAGAATACATATTTGGAATCTGTTTTAACTACAAACTACTGGCTCGTTTTTGGCTCCGGTATTCTTCTCGGATTAATCGGAAGCGCAATATCTGTGAGAATGTTTTTTCCAAAAGGCGCAGCGGTAAAAAATTAA
- a CDS encoding sodium:solute symporter family protein, producing MQIIDWVIIVLYFLISLAIGLYYSKRAGKDTESFFLSGRNLSWWLAGISMVATTFAADTPLAVTELVGQNGIAGNWLWWNMLIGGMLTVFFFARLWRRANILTDIEFIELRYSGKLASFLRGFKGIYMGVVMNTIIMGWVNLAMIKILLGMFPEYVNESNVLFYVGACMLITAVYSALSGLWGVAVTDAFQFCLAMAGCIILAIIVVNEPAIGGISGLKAKLPDWALQFTPTITSAESSIGAGGVLALTISSFLAFIGIQWWASWYPGAEPGGGGYIAQRMMSAKDEKNSLLATLFFQIAHYCIRPWPWIIVGLCAIVLYPELSMADKGMGFVRAMNDYLPAGLKGLLLAAFFAAYMSTIATHLNWGTSYFVNDFYRRFLKKNETEKHYVSVSKIMTIVFMFLSIIVTTQMTSISGVWSFVIECGAGLGLVLILRWYWWRVNAVSEIVATITPFVVYSILKFGFPEVAFPTTLYIIVPATTIVWLIATFLSKPVEESKLIEFYKRVHPGGIGWKKISNKLPDVKSDSGYFYLMLDWAMGVILVYMFLFGMGKIIFGEIGMGLLFIAIGLAAGYVIVWSFNKMGWEKLK from the coding sequence ATGCAAATAATCGACTGGGTTATAATTGTCTTATATTTTCTCATTTCATTAGCAATCGGTTTATACTATTCCAAACGCGCGGGAAAAGATACAGAAAGTTTTTTTCTTTCAGGAAGAAATCTCTCCTGGTGGCTTGCAGGTATCAGCATGGTTGCAACAACTTTTGCAGCTGATACTCCCCTTGCAGTAACTGAACTTGTCGGGCAAAACGGAATTGCAGGCAATTGGTTATGGTGGAACATGCTAATTGGCGGAATGCTTACAGTGTTTTTCTTTGCAAGGTTATGGCGCCGGGCAAACATACTCACGGATATAGAATTTATTGAACTAAGATATTCAGGAAAACTTGCATCTTTCCTCAGAGGATTCAAAGGTATTTATATGGGTGTTGTTATGAATACAATTATCATGGGTTGGGTAAATCTTGCGATGATAAAGATTTTGCTTGGAATGTTTCCGGAATATGTTAATGAATCGAATGTTCTTTTTTATGTTGGCGCTTGTATGTTAATCACAGCAGTTTACTCAGCGCTTTCAGGTTTATGGGGAGTTGCGGTTACTGATGCTTTTCAGTTTTGTCTTGCAATGGCAGGCTGCATCATTCTTGCAATCATAGTTGTTAATGAACCTGCAATTGGAGGAATTTCAGGATTGAAAGCAAAACTTCCTGATTGGGCATTACAATTCACACCGACAATTACATCAGCAGAATCGTCAATAGGCGCAGGCGGAGTGCTGGCATTGACAATATCTTCATTTCTTGCATTCATTGGCATTCAATGGTGGGCTTCATGGTATCCCGGCGCAGAACCGGGAGGCGGGGGTTACATTGCTCAAAGAATGATGAGCGCAAAAGATGAAAAAAATTCTTTGCTTGCAACTTTGTTTTTTCAGATAGCACATTATTGCATAAGACCCTGGCCATGGATTATTGTCGGGCTTTGCGCAATAGTTTTATATCCTGAGCTTTCAATGGCTGACAAAGGAATGGGCTTTGTGAGAGCAATGAATGATTATCTTCCGGCGGGATTAAAAGGGTTGTTGCTTGCGGCATTTTTTGCTGCATATATGTCAACAATTGCAACTCATCTGAACTGGGGAACATCATATTTTGTGAATGATTTTTACAGAAGATTTCTCAAGAAAAATGAAACTGAAAAACATTATGTTTCAGTTTCGAAGATAATGACAATTGTGTTTATGTTTTTGTCAATTATAGTAACGACACAGATGACAAGTATTTCAGGTGTATGGAGCTTTGTTATTGAGTGCGGCGCAGGTCTGGGGCTTGTATTAATACTGCGATGGTATTGGTGGAGAGTAAATGCCGTTAGTGAAATCGTTGCAACAATTACTCCATTTGTGGTTTATAGCATTTTAAAATTCGGTTTCCCCGAGGTTGCATTCCCGACTACGTTATATATAATTGTTCCTGCAACTACAATTGTATGGCTTATAGCAACATTTTTATCGAAACCTGTTGAAGAAAGTAAGCTTATTGAATTTTATAAGAGAGTGCATCCCGGAGGAATCGGCTGGAAGAAAATATCGAATAAGCTTCCTGATGTAAAATCTGATTCCGGATATTTTTATTTAATGCTTGACTGGGCAATGGGAGTAATTCTGGTTTATATGTTTTTATTCGGAATGGGTAAAATTATTTTCGGTGAAATCGGCATGGGCTTATTGTTTATTGCAATTGGTTTAGCCGCAGGATATGTAATTGTCTGGAGCTTTAACAAAATGGGCTGGGAGAAGTTAAAATAA
- a CDS encoding T9SS type A sorting domain-containing protein, whose protein sequence is MLSFGGILYINLTAFEDGIVGYTKKTEPTFGCGCHGLDASPGTSVTILGPSQVVFGQTATFQVRVVRFGMNAAGTDISARFGNVLLSPLDTTLKRDSTNISLAYELTHKFPKLDQSDTVIWTFQYQAPIIGITDTIFANGNAVDHDGHSENDFWNWADNKVIHLVVGIEGNSSVVSNFKLNQNYPNPFNPVTKISFNLYKPDVVNLSLFDISGKEIAKLINNKYYQSGEQEIILDASRFNLSSGIYFYKLQTSTNSEVKKMVLNK, encoded by the coding sequence ATGCTGTCCTTCGGGGGAATTCTTTACATTAACTTGACAGCATTTGAAGATGGTATTGTTGGTTATACCAAAAAAACCGAACCGACATTCGGATGCGGATGTCATGGTCTGGATGCATCACCGGGAACATCCGTTACCATACTCGGACCTTCACAAGTGGTATTCGGACAAACCGCAACATTTCAGGTCAGAGTCGTAAGATTTGGAATGAATGCAGCCGGAACAGATATATCGGCAAGATTTGGAAACGTTCTTTTATCTCCTCTCGACACAACATTGAAAAGAGACTCAACAAACATTTCCCTGGCATACGAGCTGACTCATAAGTTTCCTAAATTAGACCAGAGCGATACCGTAATATGGACATTCCAGTATCAAGCGCCGATAATCGGTATTACAGATACTATCTTTGCAAACGGAAATGCTGTTGACCACGACGGACATTCTGAAAATGATTTCTGGAACTGGGCTGACAACAAAGTTATTCACTTGGTTGTTGGAATCGAGGGCAACTCAAGCGTGGTTTCAAACTTTAAGCTGAACCAGAATTATCCGAATCCGTTCAATCCTGTTACAAAGATTTCCTTCAATCTTTATAAACCTGATGTAGTGAACTTATCGTTATTTGATATAAGCGGAAAAGAAATTGCGAAGCTTATAAATAATAAATATTATCAATCGGGTGAGCAGGAAATCATTCTTGATGCATCAAGATTTAATCTTTCGAGCGGAATATATTTCTATAAGCTTCAGACAAGTACAAATTCCGAAGTAAAGAAAATGGTGCTGAACAAATAA
- a CDS encoding TerC family protein, whose protein sequence is MDNQTTFWVVFNVLVALLLYLDLGVINRKSHVIKMKEALLWSVFWVLLALIFNVGIYLFYESPLGLSKNDAAWQFLTGYVIERSLSIDNIFVFVILFAYFDVPAKYQHKVLFWGIIGALVSRGIFIFAGVVLINKFAFLIYVLGAFLIFTGVKLMFQNDRKLEPEKNPVLRLFKKFFKVTTDYHGGDFFVRLKHGLYATPLFIVLIVIETTDIIFAVDSIPAILAVTRDPFIVYSSNIFAILGLRALYFAMANLVELFHYLNYGLSLILVFVGVKMIINHYYAAHVIPTELSLLVILILLASSIILSLKYPKKKKS, encoded by the coding sequence ATGGATAATCAGACCACTTTCTGGGTAGTTTTTAACGTTTTGGTTGCTTTATTATTGTATCTTGACCTCGGAGTAATCAACCGAAAGTCTCATGTCATTAAAATGAAAGAGGCTCTTCTATGGAGCGTCTTCTGGGTTCTCCTCGCACTTATTTTCAATGTTGGAATTTATCTGTTTTATGAATCACCGCTTGGTTTATCCAAAAATGATGCTGCCTGGCAATTTCTTACGGGTTATGTCATTGAACGTTCATTAAGCATAGATAACATATTTGTCTTTGTGATTCTTTTTGCATATTTCGACGTTCCTGCAAAGTATCAGCACAAAGTCCTATTCTGGGGTATTATCGGAGCGTTAGTATCAAGAGGTATATTTATTTTTGCAGGAGTTGTATTAATTAACAAGTTTGCATTCCTGATTTATGTTCTCGGAGCATTTTTAATTTTTACCGGTGTAAAATTAATGTTTCAGAATGACAGGAAACTTGAACCTGAAAAAAATCCGGTTCTCAGATTGTTTAAGAAATTTTTTAAAGTTACCACTGATTATCACGGTGGAGATTTTTTTGTCCGTTTGAAACACGGGCTTTATGCAACACCGCTTTTTATTGTGCTTATTGTTATTGAAACAACCGACATTATCTTTGCAGTAGATTCAATCCCTGCAATACTTGCTGTAACCCGTGACCCTTTCATTGTTTACAGCTCCAATATCTTTGCGATTCTGGGTCTGCGCGCATTATATTTTGCAATGGCAAACCTGGTTGAGTTGTTTCATTATCTTAATTATGGGTTGTCATTGATACTCGTATTTGTCGGTGTAAAAATGATAATTAATCATTATTACGCTGCACATGTAATTCCCACAGAGTTATCTTTACTCGTAATCCTTATATTACTTGCCTCATCGATAATACTTTCATTAAAATATCCGAAGAAAAAAAAATCATAA
- a CDS encoding T9SS type A sorting domain-containing protein: MKYIKYLPLLIITLLIGYSLGFNFISSGIFTPVPIQTIQTKQPDSLALGRDRSNIIDDSVEIVCRIVAPSRVSPAHNDQRTLLRGQNSYTAYVQDTANGLFGGLVIRQGTRGPATLLDQMDTGQVIRVRGVVQEFWGTGTPPASNSGWLTQLAIDTAVGYTVTPIGAATKRPTPKLVNITDFANGDYPNGGTINYIDGEKYEGMYVEIRNVTVASGIANRQPWSIVDANGNKLYMRDFSNFFTTDPAQTLDTGYRHPSFGTPVNYIRGVIINANNEGAFGTQIPYAIVPIYPNDLSLGNTPPIIANPSRNPGVPTPSNNVLATCSITDDGSITSAQLLYRVNRGPYTTVTMGAAGNIYSGTIPQQPLGSLVEYIFRAQDNSGGVRILPQDSAKSKLFYFVKSSDSLSIQDVQYCPNNGGRSAYENFDVRGVEGIVTADTSDIRAFSYSGAGGTQTSPRRVYIQNGTGPWSGIWISGDATDPLKRGDRVRVKGTVQENFSVTRINVTSASNVVVLSQNNPLPDVQNVTTGEIANNKQDGDSTIEKWESVFIRFNTPVVISCINAATGIACTTQEPLIDTTFRRNFGEILVYQPANAEARIELQDGNITYSNNWNGLGSTPPNTLLTKNDSISFVQGILYFSFSNYKTCPRRNSDFGTITPVGISHISEVVNNYKLSQNYPNPFNPTTRFNYSLPTAANVTLKIYDILGREVQQLVNGFNPAGSYIVEFNATALASGVYFYKLEAFGTNGTRFSDTKRMMLIK; this comes from the coding sequence ATGAAATACATAAAATATTTACCACTTTTAATAATAACATTACTTATTGGTTATTCTCTGGGTTTTAATTTTATATCTTCGGGTATTTTTACTCCCGTGCCGATACAGACAATCCAAACCAAACAACCGGATTCATTGGCTCTTGGCAGAGACAGGTCAAACATCATTGATGACTCTGTAGAAATAGTATGCCGCATTGTTGCTCCTTCAAGAGTATCACCGGCTCATAATGACCAGAGAACTCTTTTAAGAGGACAAAATAGTTATACTGCCTATGTTCAGGACACTGCTAACGGCTTATTTGGAGGTCTTGTCATCAGACAGGGCACAAGAGGTCCTGCAACTTTGCTTGATCAAATGGATACAGGGCAAGTTATAAGAGTTCGCGGTGTTGTTCAGGAATTTTGGGGAACAGGAACGCCACCTGCGTCAAACTCAGGTTGGTTAACTCAGCTTGCCATCGATACTGCAGTTGGTTACACTGTAACACCAATCGGAGCAGCAACAAAAAGACCTACTCCTAAACTTGTTAACATAACCGATTTTGCAAACGGTGATTATCCGAACGGCGGAACGATAAATTACATCGATGGAGAAAAATATGAAGGTATGTATGTTGAAATAAGAAACGTCACTGTTGCCTCCGGCATTGCAAACAGACAACCATGGAGCATTGTTGATGCCAATGGAAATAAATTATACATGAGAGATTTTTCGAATTTCTTCACGACTGACCCTGCGCAGACTCTTGATACCGGTTACAGACATCCGAGTTTCGGAACGCCCGTTAATTATATACGGGGAGTTATTATCAACGCAAACAATGAAGGGGCATTTGGAACTCAGATTCCTTATGCAATCGTTCCGATTTATCCGAATGATTTAAGTTTGGGAAATACTCCTCCGATTATTGCAAACCCTTCAAGAAATCCCGGTGTACCGACTCCTTCAAATAATGTTCTGGCAACTTGTTCAATTACGGATGATGGAAGCATTACAAGCGCACAACTACTTTATAGAGTTAACAGAGGTCCTTATACAACCGTAACAATGGGAGCCGCAGGAAACATATACAGCGGAACAATCCCGCAACAGCCGTTGGGTTCTTTAGTTGAATATATTTTCAGAGCGCAGGATAATTCAGGCGGTGTGAGAATTTTACCACAGGATAGCGCGAAGTCAAAACTTTTTTACTTTGTAAAATCAAGCGATTCATTATCAATACAGGACGTTCAATATTGTCCTAACAACGGAGGACGTTCGGCCTATGAAAACTTCGATGTCCGCGGAGTTGAGGGAATTGTAACTGCAGATACAAGTGACATCAGAGCATTCAGTTATTCAGGCGCAGGCGGCACACAAACCTCACCACGCAGGGTTTATATTCAAAACGGAACAGGTCCATGGAGCGGTATCTGGATTTCTGGTGATGCAACTGACCCGCTTAAAAGAGGAGACCGAGTACGCGTAAAAGGAACAGTTCAGGAAAACTTCAGCGTCACAAGAATAAACGTTACTTCGGCATCGAATGTTGTTGTATTGTCACAAAATAATCCTTTGCCTGATGTTCAGAATGTTACAACAGGTGAAATTGCGAACAACAAACAGGATGGTGACTCAACTATTGAAAAATGGGAATCTGTCTTTATCAGATTTAATACACCTGTCGTTATAAGCTGTATAAATGCCGCTACGGGTATAGCGTGCACAACTCAGGAACCGCTTATCGATACAACATTCAGAAGAAACTTTGGTGAAATTTTGGTATATCAACCTGCTAATGCTGAAGCAAGAATTGAGCTTCAGGATGGCAACATAACATACTCAAACAACTGGAATGGTCTTGGAAGCACACCGCCGAATACATTGCTTACAAAGAACGACAGCATATCGTTTGTTCAGGGAATTTTATATTTCTCATTTAGTAATTACAAAACCTGTCCAAGAAGAAATTCTGATTTCGGAACGATAACACCTGTCGGCATAAGCCATATTTCGGAAGTTGTTAACAATTATAAGCTTTCACAAAATTATCCTAATCCGTTTAATCCAACGACAAGATTTAATTATTCATTGCCGACCGCTGCAAACGTAACCTTGAAAATTTATGATATTCTCGGCAGAGAAGTGCAGCAATTGGTAAATGGATTTAACCCGGCAGGAAGTTACATAGTTGAGTTCAATGCAACTGCACTTGCAAGCGGAGTTTATTTCTACAAGCTTGAAGCATTCGGAACAAACGGCACAAGATTCTCCGATACAAAGAGAATGATGCTTATAAAATAG
- a CDS encoding TonB-dependent receptor, whose protein sequence is MKNSPLERGVAQRRGVLIFLFVTILFFITNFSFAQTDSTQLATMYGRVSDSSGIYLEGVTIKLKGTYFGGVSDYEGFYEITGISPGAYTVEVSAIEYKTVEYTDIQFQPEERKEFNIVLSSSAFSVDQEIVVIGDRPLLDIEETSSKHIVTSDDITKSIVTDVKDIVTQQAGVVKSDNEIFIRGGRSYENSYLLDGVSVQDPLSGTGFGLQMSANSLEEVEVITGGYNAEYGQATSGVVNVRTKEGRYERYNTYISYKRDNFGSSVNSGTSFNTDIFEMNLSGPEPISKFLLKSLGVNIPGEITFFGNFFMGFSDGYYVNTTGKKANQLYSSTFGGTRFAPRQDNNWYWLGKITYRITPQMKLAYSYNQSVSINQNSTSLQSNLEYVEPSPGYQYLFQDILDSALTYTSNTNFNTVTWTHTLSAKTLYELKLNRFFTKMRADANGKNWDEYQEPFDIVKPPFVYYEIDSTHTGIIPGDGFYDVGNPFTWHDHFVEEYSIKGDLTHNFSTTSKLKTGFESSFQEMQLIDIYQPWVKPFGLNNDVYKVYPAFGAFYGQHNLTFKGMILNYGLRFDYWFPGKFVDDAVNNPEVVTIPDDVRKAYMEDTYGLFGQRWKGRISPRVGISHPITDNQTLFFSYGHFSKRPKPQFIYAKLNPQTAKSTFQRFGNPNLNPETTVSYELGIRNQFSNDDVLTITAYYKNIYDYVATRSIRINSGRLIGQSFISYFNQDYARTRGIEVEYKKRIGKWFSSKFNFTYSVATGKSSGADQGYLVITRGAQETITENFLSWDRPLQASANLYFHIEKNKPLFGFAPGILDDINIKSRIFFQSGKRYTQQVRTGTLENGRPEFTPDFDNVNGKVAANWFYMDLDFEKYFTFLNTEAAFTISILNLFNNRNSDIIDPVTGSAYEFGDPTPNSWNDPLYPDLQAPLEPYPFSPARFSPPRQILFGLSLKI, encoded by the coding sequence ATGAAAAATTCCCCTCTTGAGAGGGGTGTCGCACAGCGACGGGGTGTGTTAATTTTTTTATTCGTAACTATCTTATTTTTCATAACTAATTTTTCATTTGCTCAAACTGATTCCACTCAACTTGCAACGATGTATGGAAGAGTTTCGGATTCATCAGGAATTTATCTTGAGGGTGTTACAATAAAACTTAAAGGAACATATTTCGGAGGAGTTTCCGATTATGAAGGATTTTATGAAATTACAGGCATAAGTCCTGGCGCATATACAGTTGAAGTTTCTGCGATAGAATATAAAACTGTCGAATACACGGATATCCAGTTTCAGCCGGAAGAAAGAAAAGAGTTTAACATAGTATTAAGTTCATCTGCATTTTCTGTTGACCAGGAAATTGTTGTCATTGGTGACCGACCTTTACTTGATATTGAAGAAACTTCAAGTAAGCATATTGTAACAAGTGATGATATTACTAAATCAATTGTAACAGATGTTAAGGACATTGTAACTCAACAAGCAGGAGTAGTAAAAAGCGACAATGAAATTTTTATTCGCGGCGGAAGAAGCTATGAAAACTCATACTTACTCGATGGTGTATCTGTCCAGGACCCGCTTTCAGGAACGGGATTTGGTTTACAAATGTCCGCTAATTCACTCGAAGAAGTCGAGGTTATAACAGGAGGTTATAATGCAGAATACGGACAGGCTACAAGCGGCGTGGTTAATGTCAGAACGAAAGAGGGAAGATATGAACGGTATAATACTTACATTTCTTATAAGCGTGATAATTTTGGGTCATCGGTAAATTCCGGTACAAGTTTTAACACCGATATTTTCGAAATGAACCTCAGCGGACCTGAGCCAATTTCAAAATTTTTATTGAAATCATTAGGAGTGAATATTCCCGGTGAAATTACTTTCTTTGGAAATTTCTTTATGGGCTTTTCTGACGGATATTATGTTAATACGACAGGTAAAAAAGCAAATCAACTGTATTCATCAACATTCGGAGGAACAAGGTTTGCTCCGCGTCAGGATAATAACTGGTATTGGCTTGGAAAAATCACTTACCGCATCACTCCGCAAATGAAACTTGCGTATTCTTATAATCAATCCGTTTCGATAAATCAAAATTCTACTTCGCTTCAGTCAAATCTTGAATACGTTGAACCGTCTCCCGGTTATCAATATTTATTTCAGGATATTCTGGACAGCGCATTAACATATACATCGAATACAAATTTCAACACAGTTACCTGGACGCATACTTTAAGCGCAAAAACGCTTTATGAATTAAAGCTTAACAGATTTTTTACTAAGATGAGAGCTGATGCAAACGGGAAAAACTGGGATGAGTATCAAGAACCGTTTGATATTGTTAAACCTCCTTTTGTTTATTATGAAATTGACAGCACGCATACGGGTATAATTCCCGGTGATGGATTTTATGATGTTGGCAATCCTTTCACGTGGCACGACCATTTTGTTGAGGAGTATTCCATAAAAGGTGACTTAACACACAATTTTTCAACTACAAGCAAGCTAAAAACAGGTTTTGAGTCGAGCTTTCAGGAAATGCAGTTAATTGATATTTATCAGCCTTGGGTAAAACCATTCGGATTGAATAATGATGTTTATAAAGTCTATCCTGCGTTCGGTGCATTTTACGGACAGCATAATCTTACGTTTAAGGGAATGATTTTGAATTACGGTTTACGATTCGATTATTGGTTTCCCGGTAAATTCGTGGATGATGCCGTTAATAATCCTGAAGTTGTTACGATTCCGGATGATGTCCGAAAAGCATATATGGAAGACACTTATGGTTTATTTGGTCAAAGATGGAAAGGAAGAATATCGCCGCGTGTCGGTATTTCGCATCCGATAACGGATAACCAGACTTTATTTTTTTCTTACGGACATTTTTCAAAACGTCCGAAGCCGCAGTTTATTTATGCTAAGCTCAATCCGCAAACCGCGAAGTCAACTTTCCAGAGGTTCGGAAATCCAAATCTAAATCCTGAAACAACAGTATCGTATGAGCTCGGGATTAGAAATCAGTTTTCAAATGATGATGTTCTTACCATCACGGCATATTACAAAAATATTTATGATTACGTTGCGACCAGAAGCATAAGAATTAACAGCGGAAGATTAATAGGGCAGTCGTTTATTTCTTATTTCAATCAGGACTATGCAAGAACGCGAGGCATTGAAGTTGAATACAAAAAACGAATTGGTAAATGGTTCAGCAGTAAATTTAATTTCACATATTCTGTAGCAACAGGTAAAAGCTCAGGAGCTGATCAGGGCTATCTTGTAATCACAAGAGGCGCTCAGGAAACAATCACAGAAAATTTTCTTAGCTGGGACAGACCTTTGCAGGCAAGCGCGAACCTGTATTTTCACATAGAAAAAAATAAACCATTATTTGGGTTTGCTCCTGGAATCCTTGATGACATTAACATTAAATCCAGAATTTTCTTCCAGTCAGGCAAAAGGTATACTCAGCAAGTCAGAACCGGGACACTTGAAAACGGCAGACCTGAATTCACTCCTGATTTTGACAATGTAAATGGCAAAGTTGCTGCAAACTGGTTCTATATGGATTTGGATTTTGAAAAGTATTTTACATTCTTAAACACGGAAGCAGCATTCACAATATCAATTTTAAATCTTTTTAATAACAGGAATTCGGATATTATAGACCCGGTAACTGGAAGTGCATATGAGTTCGGCGACCCAACTCCCAACAGCTGGAATGACCCTTTATACCCGGATTTACAGGCACCTTTAGAGCCGTATCCTTTTAGTCCGGCAAGATTTTCACCGCCAAGACAGATTTTATTTGGCTTGTCATTAAAAATATAA